From the genome of Tachysurus vachellii isolate PV-2020 chromosome 2, HZAU_Pvac_v1, whole genome shotgun sequence, one region includes:
- the smim18 gene encoding small integral membrane protein 18: MTVASSVSASVQQVFPFHDGWNVACFVILLLFIFTVLSLATLAFLYELLDCGCFNKTKTAHNRSGSSDEIV; the protein is encoded by the coding sequence ATGACCGTGGCCAGTAGCGTCTCTGCTTCGGTGCAGCAGGTGTTCCCCTTCCATGACGGCTGGAACGTTGCCTGCTTTGtaatcctcctcctcttcatcttcaccGTGCTCTCCCTCGCTACTCTGGCTTTCCTCTACGAGCTTCTCGACTGCGGCTGCTTTAACAAAACCAAGACCGCTCACAACCGAAGCGGCAGCAGTGACGAAATCGTATAG